CGATGGCAACAGCTGGGCGTTGCAGCAGATCCCTCCGCGCGACTGAGGCGGACGCATTCAGACGCGTCGGTTAGCCTCGACACATGACGAAGCCTTACGTGCCCTTTGATGTCGCGATCGAAACCGCCAGCGGTGAACAGACCACACTCGAAGAGCACCAGGGCAAGGTGCTGCTGATCGTCAACGTTGCGTCGAAGTGCGGTCTCACTCCGCAGTACGACGAGCTGCAGGAACTGCAGCGCACCTACGGTGACCGCGGGCTGCAGGTGCTCGGCTTCCCGTGCAACCAGTTCGCAGGCCAGGAGCCCGGCACGAACGAGGAGATCCAGGCGTTCTGCCGGGCCACCTACGGCGTCGAGTTCCCGGTCTTCGCGAAGATCGACGTCAACGGTGAGGGCCGCCACCCGCTGTACGACGAATTGGTCAAGGCGCAGGATGCCACGGCCGACGCCGGCGACGTGCAGTGGAACTTCGAGAAGTTCCTCATCGCCCCCGACGGCACCGTCGCGCACCGCTTCCGCCCGAAGACCGTCCCGACCGATGCCACCGTGATCGACGCGATCGAGTCGCTGCTGCCCGCCGCCGAGGACCGCGCCGATGCCTGAAACCGCGCCGTCTGAGAGCTTTGGAGCCACCGCGGCGGTCGCCGCGCACACCGACGACCTCGCGGCGTTCATCAGCGCCTCGCCGAGCTCGTACCACGCCGCCGCCGAGGTTGCCCGCCGTCTGGATGCCGCCGGTTTCACCCGGCTCGAGGAGACCGAGCCGTGGGGTGAGGTTGCCCGCGGCTATGTGATCCGTGACGGTGCGGTGATCGCGTGGACCGGGGGTCGGACCGGAGCCGAGGCATCCGCCCGCCCGTTCCGGATCCTTGGCGCGCACACCGACTCGCCTGGCTTCAAACTCAAGCCGAAGCCGACCATCGCCCGGAACGGTGTGCTGCAGGCGGGAGTCGAGGTGTACGGCGGGCCGATGCTGAACTCATGGCTGGACCGCGAACTGGAGCTCGCCGGTCGGGTGGTCACCCGCGACGGCCGCGAGCACCTGGTGCGCACCGGGCCGTTCCTGCGTATCCCGCAGCTGGCGATCCACCTCGACCGTGCCGTCAACGAGGGGCTCACACTCGACAAGCAACGGCACACCCAGCCGATCTTCGGGGTCGGCACCGACGGCGACATCTTCGAGGCGCTGGCGGATGCCGCCGACTTCAGCCCCGCGGACGTCGTCGGTTACGACCTGCTCACCGCCGACACCCAGCCGCCGCGCCGGTTCGGGCAGAACGACGAACTGTTCGCCGCGGGCCGCATGGACAATCTGTCGTCGGTGCACGCCGGCCTGACCGCGCTGTTGCAGGCTCCGGATGACGCGGAGCACGTCAGCGTGCTCGCCGCGTTCGACCATGAGGAACTGGGCTCGGAGTCCCGCTCCGGCGCGAGCGGACCGTTTCTGGTCGATGTGCTCGCCCGGCTGACTCCCGGCAGCGACGAGGACCGGCACCGGGCGCTCGCCGCGTCCTGGTGTGTGTCGGCGGACGCCGGGCACGCGGTGCACCCGAACTACCCCGAGAAGCACGACCCGGTGAACACCCCGGTGCTCGGCGGCGGCCCGCTGCTGAAGATCAACGCCAACCAGCGCTATGCCACCGACGCGCACGGCGCAGCCCTGTGGGCACGCGCCTGCGAGCAGGCCGGAGTCGCCTGGCAGGAGTTCGTGTCGAACAACGGCGTGCCCTGCGGCTCGACCATCGGGCCGCTCACCGCGACCCGTCTCGGCATCCGCACCGTGGATGTCGGGGTGCCGCTGCTGTCAATGCACTCCGCCCGGGAACTGGCGCACGTGAACGACCCGGCCGCGCTGGCCGCCGCGGTCACCGCGTACTTCGCCGGGGCCTGACGCCCCCACCCTCGCGTCTGTGCCCGCTGGGTACGACCGTGCCCGTTCGAGCCGGTACGGATGTACCGAGGAGGCACGCTCACCCGCCGCGCTACGTCGGCGCCGCGACCATGCCGCGCCCGCGCTACGTCAGCCCTGCACCGCGAGCGCGAAGGGCAGCACGCCGCTGGCTCCCGCGAGGCGCAGCGCGCGGCCGGCGACGGTCAGACTCCACCGGCTGTCGACCAGGTCGTCCACCAGCAGCACCGGACCCTCGGGCACCTCGAACGGCACCGCGAACCGGTCCCAAACCCCGGCCAGTCGGTAGGCGCTGTTGCCGCCGGGCTCGCCCTGTGGCCCGCCATCCACTGGCGACAGCGAGCCGAGGTAACTCAACCGTCCGGCGGTGGCGAGGCCGCGAGCGACGGAGTCGATGAGCTGCGGATGCCGCCGCGACGGCATCGCGACCACTGAGACCGGCCGTTGGGTCCAGTCCCAGCCGGCGAGCACCCGGATGCAGGCGTCGATCAGAGCAGGAGAGGCCGCGGCATCCGCAGCCCCCGGCGCGAACAGGCCGCGCAGGGTGCCGCCCCAACCGAGGTCGCTCAATCGGGCGAGCGCCCGGCCCTCCTCGAGGCGCTCGGCCGGCGGGATCTTGCCGCGCGCGGGCACACCGAGTTTGTCCATGCCGTTCGGCCAGAGCGCCCGCGGCTCGATGATTGTGCCGACCCGCTCGAGCGAGGAGCGGGCGGTGGTCAGCGCGGTGTCGTCGACGGAGGCCGGGTACCAGGCACCCGCACAGTTGTCGCAGCGGCCGCACGGCGCGGCGGTGTCGTCGTCGAGGCTGCGCTGCAGGAATTCCATGCGGCAGCCGGTGGTGGTCTCGTACTCGATCATGTGCTGCTGTTCGGCCTGCCGGGCAGCGCTGATCCGGGCGTAGCGTTCGGCGTCGTAGCTCCACGGCTCACCGGTGGCCACCCAGCCGCCGCGGACGCGTCGCACCGCGCCGTCCACATCGAGGACCTTGAGCAGCAGCTCGAGTGGAGTGCGGCGCACGTTCACCAGCGCTTCGAGCGCGGGGGTCGACAGGGGCTCCGAGCCGAGCGCGGCGATCACCGCGGTCGCACGGCGCTCGTCGGGCATCGACGCGGTGGCGAAGTACTGCCAGATGGCCTCGTCCTCTTCGCCGGGCAGCAGCAGTACGTCCGCGTTGTCGGTCGCGCGGCCGGCGCGACCCACCTGCTGGTAGTAGGCGACGGGGGAGGAGGGAGCGCCGAGGTGCACGACGAACCCCAGGTCGGGCTTGTCGAAACCCATGCCGAGCGCGCTTGTGGCGATCAACGCCTTGACGTCGTTCTGCTTCAGCCGGCGCTCGAGCTCTTCACGATCGGCCGGGTCCGTTTGCCCGGTGTAGGCGCGCACCTCGTGGCCGGCGTCGCGCAATGCCCGGGCAGTGTCCTCAGCGGCCGACACTGTGA
The Diaminobutyricimonas sp. LJ205 genome window above contains:
- a CDS encoding glutathione peroxidase → MTKPYVPFDVAIETASGEQTTLEEHQGKVLLIVNVASKCGLTPQYDELQELQRTYGDRGLQVLGFPCNQFAGQEPGTNEEIQAFCRATYGVEFPVFAKIDVNGEGRHPLYDELVKAQDATADAGDVQWNFEKFLIAPDGTVAHRFRPKTVPTDATVIDAIESLLPAAEDRADA
- a CDS encoding M18 family aminopeptidase — encoded protein: MPETAPSESFGATAAVAAHTDDLAAFISASPSSYHAAAEVARRLDAAGFTRLEETEPWGEVARGYVIRDGAVIAWTGGRTGAEASARPFRILGAHTDSPGFKLKPKPTIARNGVLQAGVEVYGGPMLNSWLDRELELAGRVVTRDGREHLVRTGPFLRIPQLAIHLDRAVNEGLTLDKQRHTQPIFGVGTDGDIFEALADAADFSPADVVGYDLLTADTQPPRRFGQNDELFAAGRMDNLSSVHAGLTALLQAPDDAEHVSVLAAFDHEELGSESRSGASGPFLVDVLARLTPGSDEDRHRALAASWCVSADAGHAVHPNYPEKHDPVNTPVLGGGPLLKINANQRYATDAHGAALWARACEQAGVAWQEFVSNNGVPCGSTIGPLTATRLGIRTVDVGVPLLSMHSARELAHVNDPAALAAAVTAYFAGA
- a CDS encoding ATP-dependent DNA helicase RecQ, with amino-acid sequence MTDTRTEALDILRTLVGTDTADFHDGQFEAIETLVDGKRRALVVQRTGWGKSAVYFVSTLLLRRRGAGPTILVSPLLALMRDQVAAAARAGVRAVSINSSNAHEWGEVLDQLRRDEVDVLLVSPERLNNPSFRDEQLPTLIERVGLLVVDEAHCISDWGHDFRPDYRRLRDLIERMPQGVPVLATTATANSRVVADVAEQVSASAAVSAGRRAEPVEASTSGAATDVVTIRGPLARASLRLGVLRLPDNRSRLGWLLDHLADLPGSGIIYALTVSAAEDTARALRDAGHEVRAYTGQTDPADREELERRLKQNDVKALIATSALGMGFDKPDLGFVVHLGAPSSPVAYYQQVGRAGRATDNADVLLLPGEEDEAIWQYFATASMPDERRATAVIAALGSEPLSTPALEALVNVRRTPLELLLKVLDVDGAVRRVRGGWVATGEPWSYDAERYARISAARQAEQQHMIEYETTTGCRMEFLQRSLDDDTAAPCGRCDNCAGAWYPASVDDTALTTARSSLERVGTIIEPRALWPNGMDKLGVPARGKIPPAERLEEGRALARLSDLGWGGTLRGLFAPGAADAAASPALIDACIRVLAGWDWTQRPVSVVAMPSRRHPQLIDSVARGLATAGRLSYLGSLSPVDGGPQGEPGGNSAYRLAGVWDRFAVPFEVPEGPVLLVDDLVDSRWSLTVAGRALRLAGASGVLPFALAVQG